From Paenarthrobacter sp. A20:
AAAAAACGGTCGACGGCGGTCCTCACCTTACGGTGCGGGCCGCCGTCGGGCGTTTACCATTGGCTGATGTTCGAGCCACACCAACTCCGTAACGACGTCAGCATGCGCCTGCTCCGTGTGGGCGACGCGCCAGCGCTCGCGGCCGCGTATGTACGCAACCGTGAATACCTTGCGGCCTGGGAGCCGGTGCGTTCCGACGAGTACTTCACCGAAGAGTGGCAGGCGGCGGATATCGCCAAGCGCCTGGCCTTCCATGAAGCAGGCGAGGGGTTCCCCCTGGCGTTGATTGCCGACGATGCCGTTATTGGCAGGTTCACCCTTGCAGGAATCGTGCGCGGTCCTTTCCAGAGTGCAGGACTGGGTTACTGGATTGACAGCAAGTACGCGGGCCGTGGTTTGGCGTCCGCCGCCGTTAAAGTGATCGTGGAAAAATCCCGGGACGAGCTGGGTCTGCATCGGATGGAAGCGAGCACTCTCCTGCATAACGTTGGCTCCCAGCGCGTGCTGTTGAAGGCGGGCTTCCGGAAGATCGGGATGGCGCCGAAGTACCTGCACATCGCTGGGAAATGGCAGGACCACAACCTTTACCAGGTCATTTTGCATGACTAGCCGGTGGACCGGCCCTGCCGGCTGACGCACGACTCCGAATGGACCCGCGGCTGTGAAAGGCTGGACTGATTCTGTAGTGCAACGAAAGGCAGCAGCCCGTGATCTTTATCGTGGTCAAGTTCAACGTCAAGCCTGACTGGTCCGGCCGGTGGCTGGACCTGGTGGCCGATTTCACCGAAGCGACCCGCGCTGAGCCCGGCAACCTGTGGTTCGACTGGTCCCGCAGCGT
This genomic window contains:
- a CDS encoding GNAT family N-acetyltransferase, producing the protein MFEPHQLRNDVSMRLLRVGDAPALAAAYVRNREYLAAWEPVRSDEYFTEEWQAADIAKRLAFHEAGEGFPLALIADDAVIGRFTLAGIVRGPFQSAGLGYWIDSKYAGRGLASAAVKVIVEKSRDELGLHRMEASTLLHNVGSQRVLLKAGFRKIGMAPKYLHIAGKWQDHNLYQVILHD